A window of the Bradyrhizobium diazoefficiens genome harbors these coding sequences:
- a CDS encoding SDR family NAD(P)-dependent oxidoreductase, protein MALLANHIAVVTGAGSGIGRAIAAGYAREGAQVVLLDVNADTVAEAAQEIRKAGGKAESFALDVTRRDDCFALAKTVADKVGQVSILVNNAGITRRNAFTAETETVAKDWNDIISLNLNGVFNMTQAFLSPLRASKGRIVNIGSIQSFVHLRTPSSAAYTTSKHGVLGFTKALAVELGKEGVRVNAIGPGFIETNINAHVRATNPALVQAFVDHTPLARTGKPEDIVGPAVFLASDLSSYVTGTIVMVDGGYRTV, encoded by the coding sequence ATGGCATTGCTCGCAAACCATATCGCTGTCGTCACGGGCGCCGGTTCCGGCATCGGCCGGGCGATCGCCGCCGGCTACGCCCGCGAGGGCGCGCAGGTGGTGCTGCTCGATGTCAATGCCGACACGGTTGCGGAAGCCGCCCAGGAGATCCGCAAGGCCGGCGGCAAGGCCGAGAGCTTCGCGCTCGACGTGACCAGGCGTGACGACTGCTTTGCGCTGGCCAAGACCGTCGCCGACAAGGTCGGACAGGTCTCGATCCTCGTCAACAATGCCGGCATCACCCGCCGCAACGCCTTCACCGCGGAGACCGAGACGGTGGCAAAGGATTGGAACGACATCATCTCGCTCAACCTCAACGGCGTCTTCAACATGACGCAGGCCTTCCTCAGCCCCTTACGCGCGAGCAAAGGCCGCATCGTCAATATCGGCTCGATCCAGTCTTTCGTGCATCTGCGCACGCCGAGCTCGGCGGCCTACACCACTTCCAAACACGGCGTGCTCGGCTTCACCAAGGCGCTCGCGGTCGAGCTCGGCAAGGAAGGCGTGCGCGTCAATGCCATCGGCCCGGGCTTCATCGAGACCAACATCAACGCCCATGTACGCGCCACCAATCCGGCGCTGGTGCAGGCCTTCGTCGATCACACCCCGCTCGCGCGCACAGGCAAGCCCGAGGACATCGTCGGCCCCGCGGTCTTCCTCGCCTCGGACCTGTCGTCCTACGTCACGGGAACGATCGTGATGGTGGACGGCGGCTATCGCACGGTGTGA
- a CDS encoding helix-turn-helix domain-containing protein, whose translation MTTVHVAAPEQGAQFLAPNEIVPLLIGATVGEVERELVLQTLARCDGNRTRASRVLGLSVRTLRNKIRLYAASGIEVPAYHD comes from the coding sequence ATGACCACTGTTCATGTCGCGGCGCCCGAGCAGGGCGCGCAATTCCTTGCACCCAACGAGATCGTTCCACTGTTGATCGGCGCAACCGTCGGCGAGGTCGAGCGTGAGCTCGTGCTCCAGACGCTCGCGCGCTGCGACGGCAACCGCACGCGTGCCTCGCGCGTGCTCGGCCTGTCGGTGCGCACGCTGCGCAACAAGATCAGGCTCTACGCCGCCTCCGGCATCGAGGTGCCGGCGTATCACGATTGA
- a CDS encoding collagen-like protein, whose product MADEQGRQGPQGPRGRQGEPGRPGPQGHPGKRGPDGARGKPGPQGKPGPVGKAGAQGKAGLPGKAGEASARGAAGPQGPAGPQGPRGEAGPPGQLPSIEQVLPWLEQLFDAWDERRRQREQEAAERAALEAAVHEAEDTPSDDDDAESDDAEGDAYKKKKKKKKHGHKN is encoded by the coding sequence GTGGCAGACGAACAGGGACGGCAGGGACCTCAGGGTCCGCGCGGACGGCAGGGCGAGCCGGGACGGCCGGGGCCGCAGGGTCATCCTGGCAAGCGGGGCCCCGACGGCGCACGCGGCAAGCCGGGCCCGCAGGGCAAGCCGGGACCGGTCGGAAAGGCCGGCGCACAGGGCAAGGCCGGTCTGCCGGGCAAGGCGGGCGAAGCCAGTGCGCGAGGCGCGGCCGGCCCGCAAGGTCCCGCCGGCCCTCAAGGCCCGCGCGGCGAAGCTGGTCCGCCCGGCCAATTGCCCTCGATCGAGCAGGTGCTGCCGTGGCTCGAGCAGCTGTTCGACGCCTGGGACGAACGCCGCCGCCAGCGCGAGCAGGAAGCCGCCGAGCGTGCCGCGTTAGAGGCCGCCGTGCACGAGGCTGAAGATACGCCCTCCGACGACGACGACGCCGAGAGCGACGATGCCGAAGGCGACGCGTACAAGAAAAAGAAGAAAAAGAAGAAGCACGGCCACAAGAACTAG
- a CDS encoding DUF2277 domain-containing protein — MCRNIKTLFNFEPPATEDEIHASALQFVRKLSGFSRPSQANEAAFDRAVAEVSEAARKLLTSLHTHAPTRDREVEAEKARERSRLRFG; from the coding sequence ATGTGCCGCAACATCAAGACACTGTTCAATTTCGAGCCGCCGGCGACGGAGGACGAGATCCATGCCAGCGCGCTTCAGTTCGTGCGAAAACTCTCAGGCTTCAGCAGGCCGTCGCAGGCCAATGAGGCGGCCTTCGACCGCGCGGTCGCTGAGGTCTCGGAGGCTGCGCGAAAACTGTTGACCTCGCTGCACACCCATGCGCCGACGCGCGACCGCGAGGTCGAGGCGGAGAAAGCGAGGGAGCGATCGCGGCTGCGGTTCGGTTAG
- a CDS encoding alpha/beta fold hydrolase, protein MKASCAALSGVLLSISTSVFAADYPAPKQGDWVARDFKFHTGEVMPDLKLHYTTVGEPTGQPVLVLHGTGGSGASMLTPAFAGELFGAGQPLDASKYYIIIPDAIGHGKSSKPSDGMKTSFPKYNYDDMVEAQHRLVTEGLGVKHLRLVIGNSMGGMQTWLWGETYPKDMDALVPMASQPTEMASRNWMMRRIMLDTIRNDPDYNGGNYTSQPRMMKYAITAYGIASIGGTLAYQQQAPTAAKADKIVDERLATPITADANDFVYQWDSSHDYNAAEKLEEIEASLLLINSADDERNPPETGVTDAAMKRVKNGKLYLIPESTETRGHGTTGNAKFYSEQVRQLLQTAPQRTM, encoded by the coding sequence ATGAAAGCTTCTTGCGCGGCGCTGTCGGGCGTTCTGCTGTCCATCTCGACATCGGTATTCGCCGCCGACTACCCGGCGCCGAAACAAGGCGATTGGGTCGCCAGGGATTTCAAGTTCCACACCGGCGAGGTCATGCCGGACCTGAAGCTGCACTACACCACTGTGGGTGAACCGACCGGGCAACCGGTGCTGGTGCTGCACGGCACCGGCGGCTCAGGCGCGAGCATGCTGACGCCCGCTTTCGCCGGCGAGCTGTTCGGCGCCGGACAGCCGCTCGACGCGTCCAAATATTACATCATCATTCCGGACGCGATCGGCCACGGCAAGTCGTCAAAGCCGTCGGACGGCATGAAGACGAGCTTCCCGAAATACAACTACGACGACATGGTCGAGGCGCAGCATCGCCTCGTAACCGAAGGCCTCGGCGTCAAGCATCTGCGGCTCGTGATCGGCAACTCGATGGGCGGCATGCAAACCTGGCTGTGGGGCGAAACATATCCCAAGGACATGGACGCGCTGGTGCCGATGGCCTCCCAGCCGACCGAGATGGCGTCGCGCAACTGGATGATGCGGCGGATCATGCTCGACACCATCCGCAACGATCCCGATTACAATGGCGGCAATTACACCAGCCAGCCGCGCATGATGAAATACGCCATCACGGCCTACGGCATTGCCAGCATCGGCGGCACGCTCGCCTATCAGCAACAGGCACCGACCGCTGCGAAGGCCGACAAGATCGTCGACGAACGGCTGGCGACGCCGATCACGGCGGATGCCAACGACTTCGTCTACCAGTGGGACTCCTCCCACGACTACAATGCCGCCGAGAAGCTGGAGGAAATCGAGGCCTCGCTGCTCCTGATCAATTCCGCCGACGACGAGCGCAATCCGCCCGAGACCGGCGTGACGGACGCCGCGATGAAGCGGGTCAAGAACGGCAAGCTGTATCTCATCCCCGAAAGCACCGAGACGCGCGGCCACGGCACCACCGGCAACGCAAAGTTCTACAGCGAACAGGTTCGGCAATTGCTGCAAACCGCGCCGCAGCGCACGATGTAG